The genomic stretch CAATTCGCGATATCGCCATGCCCACATCCAGACTGTATTATAACCAATAAAATGGCCAGCTAATCCTAACCAGAGATAATGAGAATGGATTCGTTCTAATTCGTGAATTATGGTCCGAATATATAGTGCTCTTTCCGGAACCGAAATATTTCCAGCATCTTCAACCGCAAGAACAAATGCTAAAGGATGAGAATTAGAGCAGATACCGCAAATTCTTTCCACCAAAAACGGTATTTGGTCATATGTCATTTTGGGTGAAATAAATTCATGTCCGCGATGATTATAGCCGATATTTATTTCTAAGCCAATTACCTTTTCGCCTTCAACAATTAATTTGAAGAACTCGGGTTCTTCTTGAAGTGGATGATATGGTCCAATTGGAACTATTCTTTTATTGCTCATAATTGACATCTATCGCCTAAATCATAATATGCTCTGCAGTTGGAGAAAGTAAATCCGCTGATGTTAAATCGCATTGGAAAAATTTTAGCAATCATCTTATTCATAATCTCGTCTTAAAGGATATTTATCTTTAGGCCAATCTTCAGCGGTCAATAATGGTAATAAATTAGGATGACCTTCAAAATCAACACCTAAAAGTTCATGTATTTCCCGTTCAATCCAGTTTGCTGCCGGATAGAATGTTGCAAGCGACTGAATTTTCGGATTATCTTTTGAGACAAATGTTTTGATAGTAAAATAGGTTCCAATTTTGTCATAGGAGAAATGATACAGTATTTCAAATCCATCGCGC from candidate division WOR-3 bacterium encodes the following:
- a CDS encoding NADH-quinone oxidoreductase subunit C, whose amino-acid sequence is MNNESVKLQEEIKQKFPEANIFQHNQRRLYITIPKEKIVDIAKFLFLDKGLRLSIATGIDTRDGFEILYHFSYDKIGTYFTIKTFVSKDNPKIQSLATFYPAANWIEREIHELLGVDFEGHPNLLPLLTAEDWPKDKYPLRRDYE